The Niallia alba genome includes a window with the following:
- a CDS encoding ATP-grasp domain-containing protein, which translates to MDETPYDQWLPEIHKDIILFSDEAVASSFNSTQYKNIESFKNYNTNGNIHKLALDYHYEEPFQRILGLDEFDLIRLAHLREYLNIPGQGLLSATTYRDKLLMKKHLDYHNIAIPEYRELKSPIDLIEFIEEYKYPVIVKPRNLVSSMGIVLIRSESDLQKFLENDFEKNMMVENYIEAKLYHIDGLVKDGELMFVWPSAYLSLNRCWLNDGFTSSYMLEPKNPTFNKLIDYTKKVLKAMPSPDIFTFHLEVFEENNGKLLVCEITSRTGLGRVNKMLEECCSINLNRSVLRLQCGLEENVKPKLNNLGGWILCPPKWGKLVKIPTNIPFDYIKDYQIHGQIGDSYTGGDFSGDKIASMILVGKDEVELRKNMNEAYKWFEEHTIWSKDYTTSTDLTKFPLFKV; encoded by the coding sequence ATTGACGAAACGCCATATGATCAATGGTTACCAGAGATTCATAAAGATATTATCTTATTTTCAGATGAAGCGGTAGCAAGTTCTTTTAATAGCACCCAATACAAAAATATTGAATCGTTTAAAAACTATAATACAAATGGAAATATTCATAAGCTTGCATTAGATTATCACTATGAGGAACCATTTCAAAGAATTCTAGGGTTAGATGAATTTGACCTCATACGATTAGCACATTTAAGGGAATATCTTAATATTCCAGGGCAGGGCTTATTAAGTGCAACTACTTATCGTGATAAATTACTTATGAAAAAGCATCTTGATTATCATAATATTGCTATCCCAGAATATAGGGAATTAAAGTCTCCCATTGACTTAATTGAGTTTATTGAGGAATACAAATATCCGGTAATTGTTAAGCCTAGAAATCTAGTTAGTTCAATGGGGATAGTTTTAATTAGAAGTGAATCTGATTTACAAAAATTTTTAGAAAATGATTTCGAAAAAAATATGATGGTGGAAAATTATATTGAAGCAAAATTATATCATATTGACGGTCTAGTAAAAGACGGTGAATTAATGTTTGTTTGGCCATCTGCTTATTTGTCCCTGAATCGCTGTTGGTTAAATGATGGCTTCACTTCTAGTTACATGCTTGAACCAAAAAATCCAACTTTCAATAAATTGATTGATTATACCAAAAAGGTACTAAAGGCTATGCCTTCACCAGATATTTTCACTTTTCATTTAGAGGTTTTTGAGGAGAATAACGGAAAGTTATTAGTTTGTGAAATTACAAGTAGAACTGGTTTAGGAAGAGTAAATAAAATGCTTGAAGAATGTTGTAGCATTAATTTAAATCGCTCTGTTTTAAGGTTACAATGTGGACTTGAAGAAAATGTGAAACCAAAATTAAATAATTTAGGCGGATGGATTCTTTGCCCTCCTAAATGGGGGAAGTTGGTTAAAATCCCTACTAATATACCTTTTGATTATATCAAAGACTATCAAATACATGGACAAATAGGGGATTCTTATACAGGCGGAGATTTTAGCGGTGATAAAATAGCAAGTATGATTTTAGTGGGAAAAGATGAGGTTGAACTTAGAAAAAATATGAATGAGGCCTATAAGTGGTTTGAAGAGCATACCATTTGGTCAAAAGACTATACTACCTCTACTGATCTAACAAAATTCCCCTTGTTTAAAGTCTAA
- a CDS encoding replication/maintenance protein RepL, translated as MNGEITEETTSVSFNYGKEPDYIKVYLDNIVVLAEIQGWISKVLYELIKGVTYANKGQFIIINSGYKRIVAENLGIKQQSVTNAVNQLTKKNILIKKETGVFLLNPQFFGRGEWKDISKIRYEVELSADGKVMRLKDTN; from the coding sequence ATGAACGGAGAAATAACGGAAGAAACGACAAGTGTTTCTTTTAACTACGGAAAAGAACCAGACTACATAAAAGTATATCTCGACAATATTGTTGTGTTAGCAGAAATACAAGGATGGATAAGTAAAGTATTATACGAGCTTATAAAGGGCGTAACTTATGCAAATAAAGGCCAATTTATCATTATTAACTCAGGATATAAACGAATTGTAGCTGAGAATTTAGGGATTAAACAACAATCAGTAACTAATGCAGTTAATCAGTTAACCAAAAAGAATATTCTAATAAAAAAAGAAACAGGCGTTTTCTTATTAAATCCTCAATTCTTTGGAAGAGGTGAATGGAAAGATATATCTAAAATTAGATACGAAGTAGAACTAAGTGCAGACGGAAAAGTTATGAGATTAAAAGACACAAATTGA
- a CDS encoding SDR family NAD(P)-dependent oxidoreductase — translation MFEEKVGIITGGTSGIGLATAELLAKEGMHVVIASRSIEKGEEALSRLKKWSPKSIFIKTDVTNSQDVKQLVSQTYSTFGSIDIAFNNAANTEASSNATHQFREEDFDHLINVTLKSVWLCMKYQLQVMTKQNSGVIVNTSSMDALLCSAGTGVYAAGKSGVIALTKSVAQEYGHQNIRINSLCPGAFRTSMLEEKFSILSPEEKVKLNESYQKLNALGRIGDPFEAAKAVKWLLSDDASFVTGQNIIVDGGIGFKIE, via the coding sequence CAGCAGAATTATTGGCAAAAGAGGGTATGCATGTTGTTATTGCCTCTAGAAGTATTGAAAAAGGAGAAGAGGCCCTTTCCAGGTTAAAAAAGTGGTCTCCCAAATCGATCTTTATTAAAACGGATGTAACTAATAGTCAGGATGTCAAACAGCTTGTTAGCCAAACATATTCCACATTTGGGAGCATAGATATTGCTTTTAATAATGCGGCCAACACAGAGGCTTCTTCTAATGCTACACATCAGTTCAGGGAAGAAGATTTTGACCATTTAATTAATGTTACGTTAAAAAGTGTATGGCTTTGTATGAAATATCAGTTACAAGTAATGACAAAACAAAATAGTGGCGTCATCGTTAATACATCTTCTATGGATGCACTCTTATGTTCTGCAGGAACTGGTGTGTATGCTGCAGGAAAAAGTGGGGTTATAGCTTTGACGAAATCAGTTGCTCAAGAATATGGTCATCAAAATATAAGAATTAACTCCCTTTGTCCTGGTGCATTTCGTACATCTATGCTAGAAGAAAAATTCTCTATTCTATCTCCAGAGGAAAAAGTAAAGCTAAATGAATCCTATCAGAAGTTAAATGCATTAGGTAGAATTGGTGATCCATTTGAAGCAGCAAAAGCTGTAAAATGGCTTCTTTCTGACGATGCATCTTTTGTTACGGGTCAAAACATTATTGTAGATGGTGGAATCGGGTTTAAAATTGAATAA